In a genomic window of Drosophila takahashii strain IR98-3 E-12201 chromosome 3L, DtakHiC1v2, whole genome shotgun sequence:
- the LOC123002402 gene encoding cell surface glycoprotein 1-like, whose translation MSTRITRSEARRIMEIHQPSEGSSPGLGRSTSRPIRAPRRIPKRGVPEPVVSSDSDVQVVDDEPGKQIRWRIRRAIDRSNGHIPTGTAEVEWASEEPPQDLPTIGDQAEMANEELPQATTAPGEQGPTQPQDMPMSNDYVSYIVAATLENRRRCEERRKNAEQQRQQMENSPEWQAQLRAAEEEEQQLWENPGYPPTPRYIPEPRIQPTEGAMEWAASPPRWLPEIPPTPRYEGSPKWRPARPPTPRFEPTQQQQPEPSLQQHPEPSLQQHPEPPQPQQAEMPPPPQPEPSQPQQQCSDLGEHHVRTDIPAAHVSHSSRTFVVDGVRWWQQTMTWTWPEGPVKDEAADEEPRIWEEEAPRVSPRDPRVRGRPEASTTPAPTAKEPWTPPTPSTGPGTPASSSPGSATDEATRRDEPLERGPWVWPEPLACQRPPFKRKYSAPEVREEVARPKLLRQMSAPEGQRWREIGEGEWPEGIAGMQAVKEARILGGRRSVRIRMDRRAFRVRLGSAGMRVFEEQS comes from the coding sequence ATGAGCACCCGCATCACCCGCAGCGAAGCACGCAGGATCATGGAAATCCACCAACCATCCGAAGGATCCAGCCCGGGGCTAGGACGGTCAACATCCCGGCCTATCCGAGCTCCGCGGCGGATCCCGAAGAGAGGGGTTCCGGAGCCTGTTGTCAGTTCTGACAGCGACGTCCAGGTGGTGGACGACGAGCCGGGCAAGCAGATTAGATGGCGAATCCGGAGGGCGATTGACCGCAGCAACGGCCATATCCCGACAGGCACTGCCGAGGTGGAGTGGGCTAGCGAGGAGCCACCCCAGGACCTGCCGACGATCGGGGACCAGGCCGAGATGGCCAACGAGGAACTACCCCAGGCCACAACAGCGCCGGGCGAGCAGGGACCCACGCAGCCTCAGGACATGCCGATGTCCAACGACTACGTCAGCTACATCGTAGCGGCGACACTGGAGAACCGTCGACGGTGTGAGGAGCGACGCAAGAATGCggaacagcagcggcagcagatgGAGAACTCGCCGGAATGGCAGGCCCAATTACGGgcggccgaggaggaggagcagcagctgtgGGAGAATCCGGGGTATCCTCCGACGCCGAGGTACATCCCCGAGCCCCGCATCCAGCCTACCGAAGGGGCAATGGAATGGGCAGCATCTCCGCCACGGTGGCTGCCTGAGATTCCGCCGACACCGCGGTACGAGGGGTCACCCAAGTGGAGGCCCGCACGACCACCCACGCCTCGTTTCGAAccgacgcagcagcagcagcccgaGCCGTCGCTACAACAGCACCCCGAGCCGTCGCTACAACAGCACCCCGAGCCACCGCAGCCGCAGCAAGCCGagatgccgccgccgccacagCCTGAGCCATCACAACCACAGCAGCAATGTTCGGATCTGGGGGAGCACCACGTCCGCACGGACATCCCAGCAGCACACGTGAGCCATAGTTCGCGAACGTTTGTGGTCGATGGTGTGCGGTGGTGGCAGCAGACCATGACGTGGACGTGGCCAGAGGGACCTGTGAAGGACGAAGCAGCTGACGAGGAACCGCGGATTTGGGAGGAGGAGGCGCCACGCGTAAGCCCGAGGGACCCAAGGGTCCGCGGCAGACCCGAGGCATCGACGACGCCAGCACCAACGGCCAAGGAGCCCTGGACTCCGCCGACGCCAAGCACCGGGCCGGGAACACCCGCGTCATCGAGCCCAGGATCAGCAACGGACGAAGCGACGAGGCGGGACGAACCGTTGGAGAGGGGTCCGTGGGTGTGGCCGGAACCGCTGGCCTGTCAACGGCCACCGTTCAAACGAAAATATTCCGCGCCGGAGGTCAGAGAGGAGGTCGCGAGGCCAAAACTATTGCGGCAAATGTCGGCGCCGGAAGGTCAGCGGTGGCGCGAGATCGGCGAGGGAGAATGGCCCGAAGGTATCGCGGGCATGCAGGCGGTAAAGGAGGCACGTATCCTGGGAGGCCGGCGAAGTGTGCGCATAAGGATGGACCGGCGCGCGTTCCGCGTTAGGTTGGGTTCCGCGGGCATGAGAGTTTTCGAGGAGCAGAgttga